One region of Bubalus kerabau isolate K-KA32 ecotype Philippines breed swamp buffalo chromosome 6, PCC_UOA_SB_1v2, whole genome shotgun sequence genomic DNA includes:
- the BTF3L4 gene encoding transcription factor BTF3 homolog 4 isoform X3: MIKDDGTVIHFNNPKVQASLSANTFAITGHAEAKPITEMLPGILSQLGADSLTSLRKLAEQFPRQVLDSKTPKPEDIDEEEDDVPDLVENFDEASKNEAN, encoded by the exons ATGATCAAAGATGATGGGACAGTTATTCATTTCAACAATCCTAAAGTCCAAGCTTCCCTTTCTGCCAACACCTTTGCAATTACCGGCCATGCAGAAGCCAAACCAATCACAGAAATGCTTCCTGGAATATTAAGTCAGCTTGGTGCTGACAGCTTAACAAGTCTTAGGAAATTAGCTGAACAGTTCCCTCGGCAAG TGCTGGATAGCAAAACCCCAAAACCAGAAGACATTGATGAGGAGGAGGATGATGTTCCAG atctcGTAGAAAATTTTGATGAGGCATCCAAGAATGAAGCTAACTAA